Proteins encoded by one window of Pirellulales bacterium:
- a CDS encoding trypsin-like peptidase domain-containing protein yields MKGYAICCVASGLLGGLLALYVSDGDSVSRLGAQEPAAGQLPGPATAAGIGAPTRLPAGTQDFTPDERVNVAVYENVNHSVVNINTKARTEALFILEIPTEGMGSGSVLDKSGHILTNYHVVEGADAIEVSLFNGRSFPAKLVGADPSSDLCVLKIEATADMLFPVVIGDSTQLKVGQRVFAIGNPFGLERTLTTGIVSSLNRTLPIRNHLRLRSIIQIDAAINPGNSGGPLLDSHGRLIGMNTAIASKTGQSTGVGFAIPASTISLFVPQLIEKRRVVRPEVGITRVYETEHGLLIAGLVPGGPAELAGLRGPQVRRERRRQGPFVYDSQQIDRAAADVVIAVDGVQISTADQFLTAVESKQPGDAVMITVLRQGHEVTARLQLLESQDSR; encoded by the coding sequence ATGAAGGGCTATGCGATCTGTTGCGTCGCCTCGGGACTTCTAGGCGGTTTACTCGCGCTGTACGTGAGTGACGGCGATTCCGTTTCGCGCCTGGGCGCCCAGGAACCAGCGGCCGGCCAATTGCCAGGCCCGGCAACTGCCGCTGGAATCGGCGCCCCCACCCGTTTGCCGGCCGGCACGCAGGATTTCACTCCGGACGAGCGCGTCAATGTGGCCGTCTACGAGAACGTCAATCACAGCGTGGTGAACATCAACACCAAGGCCCGCACCGAGGCCCTCTTCATTCTCGAAATCCCTACCGAGGGCATGGGCTCCGGTTCCGTGCTCGATAAATCGGGGCACATTTTGACCAACTATCACGTCGTTGAGGGGGCTGACGCGATCGAGGTCTCGTTATTCAATGGCCGCTCGTTCCCTGCCAAGTTGGTCGGGGCGGATCCCAGCAGCGACCTGTGTGTGCTGAAAATCGAGGCCACTGCCGACATGCTTTTTCCGGTTGTGATTGGCGACTCCACGCAGCTCAAAGTGGGGCAACGCGTCTTTGCCATCGGCAACCCGTTCGGCCTGGAGCGCACGCTCACAACGGGGATCGTTTCCAGCCTGAATCGGACGCTGCCCATTCGCAATCACCTGCGTTTGCGGTCGATCATTCAAATCGATGCGGCCATAAATCCCGGCAATTCGGGCGGCCCCCTGCTCGACAGCCACGGACGCCTGATCGGCATGAATACGGCAATCGCCAGTAAGACGGGCCAGAGCACGGGCGTCGGCTTTGCCATCCCGGCCAGCACGATCTCGCTGTTCGTGCCGCAATTGATCGAGAAACGACGTGTCGTACGACCGGAAGTCGGGATCACGCGCGTTTATGAGACCGAGCACGGTCTATTGATCGCGGGACTGGTCCCGGGGGGGCCGGCCGAATTGGCTGGGCTACGCGGGCCCCAGGTTCGTCGCGAGCGGCGCCGTCAGGGGCCGTTTGTCTACGATTCGCAACAAATCGATCGTGCCGCGGCGGATGTAGTTATCGCCGTGGACGGTGTGCAGATTTCCACCGCCGATCAGTTTCTGACGGCCGTCGAAAGCAAGCAACCCGGCGACGCGGTCATGATCACGGTGCTTCGCCAAGGGCACGAAGTCACAGCGCGGTTGCAGCTCCTGGAATCCCAAGATTCGCGTTAG